Proteins from a genomic interval of Phycisphaerae bacterium RAS1:
- a CDS encoding Reprolysin (M12B) family zinc metalloprotease has translation MRAGLRCLVHFSLVTSLGLTATAFGGKPAEADFSVALPQVNAAFQLQTSQVHKLSLPNVPDVAFTASVPVDGEWLTLDMRPHSVRAPNYQVKAQLADGSWQDVPPTPVNTLDGEVLEIPGATVSGAILETGLVVLIRLPDGGTRWIEPLREHFINAQADDYVVYNGEDIVPSGKTCGVDEHTPNFVDEEGGFRTGDCGGLCIADLGCDADFEYYVSRGSTVSAVQNRINSVINTMNNQYVSQVGIRHQITTILVRTAEPDPYTSTSPSGLLSQFVAEWSNNQGAIVRDVAQLFTAKNIDGSVIGIANAIGSICFNSSSYCLVQSDCCGTFGCATDLSAHELGHLWSAVHCSSTCSSTMNSGLQCVNTFNNSNPSSITSIVNYRNGRPCLAPGNPPAPPGPFSTLVPANNSTEVGTNPTLTWSASSEADTYDVVLDDDASFNNPEARATGLTVTNYPLPTALEQNRTYYWKVTAFNFSGQAISNPNPSAFTTLRDCNGNGIDDSDDIAGGAAQDCNNNGIPDLCDIGNPLRAASLDLSPIYSASPQAFVFTSRPALGDVTLTIQASADLNLSSEQIDIDINGTPVGIAFGPGGADCPFFPPSSTTIMVPMATFNGAIGGGGPATINLVASATVDNVCNPASYVSVAVSYSATPAFADANGNQIPDVCETLPGDMNCDGNVNVLDINAFTLALSDPVAYAAAYPGCNILNGDLNGDGLVNVLDINPFVALLSGG, from the coding sequence ATGCGCGCTGGATTGCGCTGTCTGGTTCACTTTAGCCTTGTTACGTCGCTGGGTCTGACCGCCACGGCCTTCGGCGGCAAGCCGGCCGAGGCGGATTTCTCGGTCGCTCTACCGCAGGTCAACGCCGCGTTTCAACTTCAGACCAGCCAGGTTCACAAGTTGTCGCTGCCGAACGTGCCTGACGTCGCGTTCACGGCCAGTGTGCCGGTGGACGGCGAGTGGCTGACGCTGGACATGCGGCCGCACTCGGTGCGCGCCCCGAACTACCAGGTCAAGGCGCAGCTTGCGGACGGTTCATGGCAGGATGTTCCGCCGACGCCGGTGAACACGCTCGATGGCGAAGTGCTCGAAATCCCCGGCGCGACGGTTTCGGGTGCGATTCTGGAGACCGGCCTGGTGGTGCTCATCCGGCTGCCGGACGGCGGGACGCGCTGGATTGAGCCGCTTCGCGAACACTTCATCAATGCCCAGGCGGATGACTACGTCGTTTACAACGGCGAGGACATCGTTCCCAGCGGCAAGACCTGCGGCGTCGACGAGCACACGCCGAACTTCGTTGACGAGGAGGGCGGATTCCGCACCGGCGACTGCGGCGGTCTGTGCATCGCCGACCTGGGCTGCGACGCGGATTTTGAATATTACGTCTCGCGTGGCAGCACGGTTTCGGCCGTGCAGAATCGCATCAACAGCGTCATCAACACGATGAACAACCAGTACGTGTCGCAGGTGGGCATCCGCCACCAGATCACGACGATCCTGGTGCGCACGGCGGAGCCTGATCCGTACACGTCGACGAGTCCCAGTGGGCTCTTGTCGCAGTTTGTCGCCGAGTGGTCGAACAACCAAGGTGCGATCGTCCGTGACGTCGCCCAGCTCTTCACCGCCAAGAACATCGACGGCTCGGTCATCGGCATCGCCAACGCCATCGGCAGCATCTGCTTTAACAGCAGCTCCTACTGCCTGGTGCAGTCGGATTGCTGCGGCACCTTCGGCTGCGCGACCGACCTGTCGGCCCACGAGCTGGGCCATCTCTGGAGCGCGGTGCACTGTTCGTCGACCTGTTCGTCCACAATGAATTCGGGTCTGCAGTGCGTCAACACGTTTAACAACTCGAACCCGAGCTCAATCACCTCAATCGTCAACTACCGCAACGGCCGCCCCTGTCTGGCCCCCGGCAATCCCCCCGCGCCGCCCGGACCGTTCAGCACGCTCGTGCCGGCGAATAACTCGACCGAAGTCGGGACGAATCCCACGCTGACCTGGTCGGCCTCCTCGGAAGCCGATACGTATGACGTGGTTCTGGATGACGACGCTTCGTTCAACAACCCCGAAGCGCGGGCCACGGGCCTGACGGTGACCAACTATCCGCTCCCCACCGCTCTGGAGCAGAACCGCACCTACTACTGGAAGGTGACGGCGTTCAACTTCTCGGGCCAGGCGATTTCCAATCCGAACCCCAGCGCCTTCACGACGCTGCGCGACTGTAACGGCAACGGCATCGATGATTCGGATGACATCGCGGGCGGCGCCGCCCAGGACTGCAACAACAACGGCATCCCGGACCTGTGCGACATCGGCAACCCGCTTCGGGCCGCGTCGCTCGATCTCTCGCCGATTTACAGCGCTTCGCCGCAAGCGTTCGTCTTTACCTCCCGCCCGGCCCTGGGCGATGTCACGCTCACGATCCAGGCCTCGGCCGATCTGAACCTCTCCTCCGAGCAGATCGACATCGACATCAACGGCACGCCGGTGGGCATTGCCTTCGGCCCCGGCGGCGCGGACTGCCCCTTCTTCCCGCCCAGCTCGACCACAATCATGGTCCCGATGGCCACGTTTAACGGCGCCATCGGCGGCGGCGGCCCGGCGACGATAAACCTGGTCGCGTCGGCGACGGTGGACAACGTCTGCAACCCCGCCAGCTATGTCTCGGTCGCCGTGAGTTACTCGGCCACGCCGGCCTTTGCCGACGCCAACGGCAACCAGATCCCAGACGTGTGCGAGACGCTGCCGGGCGACATGAACTGCGACGGCAACGTCAACGTGCTCGACATCAATGCGTTCACGCTGGCGCTTTCCGACCCGGTTGCGTACGCCGCCGCTTACCCGGGCTGCAATATCCTCAACGGCGATTTGAACGGCGACGGGTTGGTCAACGTGCTCGACATCAACCCGTTCGTCGCGTTGCTCTCCGGAGGTTGA